The proteins below come from a single Moritella sp. F3 genomic window:
- a CDS encoding HAAAP family serine/threonine permease: MLNTKSSQSHSQPESNSSSYSSSASSSWNSHDTKWTLSLFGTAVGAGILFLPINIGAGGFWPLIIMALLAGPMTFLAHRGLSRFVLSSKHPEADFTDVVEEHFGPNAGRIISVLYFLSIYPILLIYGVGLTNTVDSFIVNQLGFGSPSRVLLSGILVAGMIGVMMGGEKLVLKAFEIIVYPLVLILAGLSIYMIQDWQVPDVSMTTDMAEFSRTLWFAVPVTVFAFSHAAAISSFTTAQKRHYGKRAGKKSEQILKRTSIMLISFVVFFVFSCVFSLTPAQLLEAKIQNISVLSYLANVKDNALIASLGPLIAFIAITSSFFGHFLGAREGLNGLIRKQVNMTPAATNKLTIFILFTSIWAVSVMNPSILNMMEMFSGPVIAMILFVMPMYAIHKVEALAQYSGALSNIFVTTMGLIAISALIFNVFL, encoded by the coding sequence GTGTTAAATACTAAAAGTAGTCAATCTCATTCTCAACCTGAATCTAATTCATCTTCTTATTCTAGCTCGGCGTCTTCTAGTTGGAACTCGCATGATACCAAATGGACGCTCAGTTTATTTGGTACAGCTGTAGGGGCCGGTATACTGTTTTTACCAATCAATATTGGTGCTGGTGGATTTTGGCCACTTATTATCATGGCTTTACTCGCGGGGCCGATGACCTTTTTAGCACACAGAGGTTTATCTCGATTTGTACTTTCTTCTAAGCATCCTGAAGCTGATTTTACTGATGTGGTTGAAGAGCATTTTGGTCCTAATGCTGGTCGCATTATCTCTGTGCTTTATTTTCTATCTATTTATCCTATTTTACTTATTTATGGTGTTGGCTTAACCAATACAGTAGATAGTTTTATTGTTAATCAGCTTGGTTTTGGCTCTCCTTCACGTGTGTTGCTATCCGGTATATTGGTTGCTGGTATGATCGGCGTGATGATGGGAGGAGAAAAGTTAGTGCTTAAAGCGTTTGAGATCATCGTGTATCCATTGGTGCTTATTCTTGCTGGCTTATCAATCTACATGATCCAAGATTGGCAGGTGCCTGACGTATCAATGACAACTGATATGGCTGAGTTTTCGCGTACATTATGGTTTGCCGTGCCTGTTACTGTATTTGCGTTCAGCCATGCCGCCGCTATTTCTAGTTTTACGACGGCACAAAAGCGTCATTATGGTAAACGAGCAGGAAAGAAGTCAGAACAGATCCTCAAGCGTACTTCTATCATGCTTATTTCGTTTGTAGTATTTTTTGTTTTTTCTTGTGTGTTCAGCTTAACGCCAGCGCAGTTGCTAGAAGCTAAAATACAAAACATATCGGTTTTATCGTATCTTGCAAATGTGAAAGATAATGCCTTGATTGCTTCTTTAGGTCCTTTAATCGCTTTTATTGCTATTACATCGTCATTCTTTGGGCATTTCTTAGGTGCGCGAGAAGGGTTAAATGGTCTGATTCGTAAACAAGTAAACATGACGCCAGCAGCGACGAATAAGCTGACTATTTTTATATTGTTTACCAGTATCTGGGCTGTTTCGGTGATGAACCCAAGTATTTTAAATATGATGGAAATGTTCTCGGGGCCAGTTATTGCGATGATTTTGTTTGTGATGCCAATGTATGCGATACATAAAGTCGAAGCTTTGGCTCAATATAGTGGTGCGTTAAGTAATATCTTCGTGACGACGATGGGGTTGATTGCAATCTCAGCGTTAATATTCAACGTGTTCTTATAA
- a CDS encoding LysE family translocator gives MNIELLLSLAIIHAVALASPGPDFALVVKLASQESRNTAIASAIGISIAILIHTILSLTGVSLIIKSSQTLYIIVQMVGASYLAWMGFGAVKGALQHWKSKVSVDDNQLKLNKLTPTQGFMQGLWTNLLNPKCMVFFIILFSAMITPDVSFMTKLVATVIMLVLSLIWFVFIALILSKPTVQTRVQKAAPAINLVTGLLFMTVSSAIMYNLLEGVMVLSESTI, from the coding sequence ATGAACATCGAACTGCTTTTATCTCTCGCTATTATTCACGCTGTTGCTTTAGCGAGCCCAGGGCCAGACTTTGCATTAGTTGTAAAACTAGCTAGCCAAGAATCACGCAACACCGCGATTGCCTCTGCAATTGGTATTTCGATTGCTATTTTAATTCATACTATTTTAAGCTTAACTGGCGTGAGTTTGATTATTAAGAGTTCACAAACCTTGTACATCATAGTGCAAATGGTAGGTGCAAGTTACTTAGCATGGATGGGCTTTGGGGCTGTAAAAGGGGCACTGCAGCATTGGAAATCAAAAGTATCTGTCGATGATAATCAACTAAAATTAAATAAATTAACGCCAACACAAGGTTTCATGCAAGGGCTTTGGACTAACTTATTAAATCCGAAATGTATGGTGTTTTTCATCATCTTATTTTCGGCCATGATCACGCCTGATGTGAGCTTTATGACGAAGTTGGTCGCAACCGTTATCATGCTAGTATTATCACTAATTTGGTTTGTATTTATCGCGTTAATTTTATCAAAGCCAACGGTACAAACACGCGTACAAAAAGCAGCGCCAGCAATCAACTTAGTTACCGGCTTACTGTTTATGACAGTATCAAGTGCGATCATGTACAATTTACTTGAAGGCGTGATGGTGTTAAGTGAGAGTACGATTTAG
- a CDS encoding DUF4266 domain-containing protein has product MRRILLLACMLSLTACSSLGVKPWERDLLAKPEMQLAENPMEMGFDDHTYFSKEGSSGGGSFAGGGCGCN; this is encoded by the coding sequence ATGAGACGGATTTTATTATTAGCCTGTATGTTGAGTTTAACTGCGTGTTCATCACTCGGGGTCAAACCTTGGGAGCGTGACTTGCTGGCTAAACCGGAAATGCAGCTTGCAGAAAACCCAATGGAAATGGGATTTGACGACCATACTTATTTTAGTAAAGAAGGTTCTAGTGGCGGCGGTAGTTTTGCTGGTGGAGGTTGTGGATGCAACTAA
- a CDS encoding DUF3570 domain-containing protein, with translation MQLKCKSKTFANISLTLAAATCALVAPAMAELSTPEVSEIDSWDVDLGLLIYAESDDQVQAYEGALSVTKQIDDERSINVKGVIDVLTGASPNGAVAQNRAQTFTRPSGNGTYTTAAGDTPLDDTFKDTRVALSSQYQQQLNRQWLYSGGANVSKEYDYLALSINSALARDFNNRNTTASVGFSYAYDTIEPEGGIPNPGAPVDDPDNRLEDSETKQTLDLLLGLTQVINRQTLMQLNYSISDVSGYQTDPFKILSVIDSDGWANDYVYENRPDQRTKQSLFWRTKYNLQPSGQVLDVSYRYFWDDWGMASHTIDSKWRMSLANSHFIEPHIRYYNQQAADFYRVYLDDGQPIPEYMTADYRLGELQTYTIGLKYGFPVAGNEFSVRLEYYLTQVSGDESLAKGVGMTGVDLYPDKSAIMLQSFYRF, from the coding sequence ATGCAACTAAAGTGTAAGAGCAAAACCTTTGCTAACATTTCGCTGACCCTTGCCGCAGCGACATGCGCGCTGGTGGCTCCTGCCATGGCCGAACTATCTACCCCTGAAGTCTCTGAGATTGATAGCTGGGATGTTGATCTGGGGTTACTTATTTATGCCGAAAGTGACGACCAAGTGCAAGCTTATGAAGGTGCACTTTCTGTTACTAAGCAAATTGATGACGAACGTAGTATCAATGTTAAAGGTGTGATTGATGTGCTTACTGGCGCCTCACCCAACGGCGCAGTGGCTCAAAATAGAGCGCAAACCTTCACCCGGCCTTCTGGTAATGGAACCTACACTACGGCTGCAGGTGATACGCCGCTTGATGATACCTTTAAAGATACTCGCGTTGCCCTCAGTTCTCAATATCAACAACAACTCAACCGCCAGTGGCTTTATTCTGGAGGTGCAAACGTGTCTAAAGAATATGATTACCTTGCGCTATCGATTAACAGTGCGCTGGCACGTGATTTTAATAATCGTAATACCACCGCTTCTGTCGGCTTTTCTTATGCATACGATACCATTGAGCCAGAAGGTGGTATTCCTAATCCAGGAGCGCCTGTCGATGATCCTGATAATCGTTTAGAGGACAGTGAGACGAAGCAAACTTTAGATCTGCTGTTGGGGTTAACGCAAGTGATTAACCGGCAGACGCTAATGCAATTAAACTATTCGATTAGTGATGTTAGCGGTTATCAAACCGACCCGTTTAAAATATTGTCAGTGATTGATAGCGACGGTTGGGCAAATGATTATGTCTATGAAAACCGCCCAGATCAGCGCACCAAGCAAAGCCTGTTTTGGCGTACCAAATATAACCTGCAACCGTCTGGGCAAGTATTAGATGTCAGTTATCGTTATTTTTGGGATGATTGGGGGATGGCCTCGCATACCATCGATAGTAAATGGCGTATGTCGCTGGCGAACAGCCACTTTATTGAACCGCATATTCGTTATTATAATCAACAAGCAGCAGACTTCTATCGGGTTTATCTTGATGACGGTCAACCTATACCAGAATACATGACTGCGGATTATCGCTTGGGTGAACTGCAAACCTATACTATTGGCTTGAAGTATGGCTTTCCGGTTGCAGGTAATGAGTTTAGCGTGCGACTGGAATATTACTTAACGCAAGTATCGGGTGATGAATCATTAGCGAAAGGCGTGGGTATGACGGGGGTTGATCTCTATCCTGATAAAAGTGCCATCATGCTACAGAGTTTCTATCGCTTCTAG
- a CDS encoding cupin domain-containing protein produces MNNIFDAIPKDLSNEVFEDLVSSNKVKIERIISKGHTSPDVGWYEQEQSEWVIVIAGSAIIGFDDKPAVTLKAGDYLNIPAHQKHKVAWTEPDIETVWLAVHY; encoded by the coding sequence GTGAATAATATTTTTGATGCGATACCAAAGGATCTTAGCAATGAAGTATTTGAAGATTTGGTTAGTAGTAACAAGGTTAAAATAGAACGGATTATTTCAAAAGGGCACACATCACCGGATGTTGGTTGGTACGAGCAAGAACAAAGCGAGTGGGTGATTGTTATTGCTGGTAGCGCGATTATTGGCTTTGATGACAAACCTGCTGTGACGTTAAAAGCGGGTGATTACCTGAACATTCCCGCACACCAAAAACACAAAGTTGCGTGGACGGAGCCTGATATAGAAACTGTTTGGTTGGCTGTGCATTATTGA
- the trpS gene encoding tryptophan--tRNA ligase: MENNLSLHLDQTSNLNQASHSNQKADIKEKILTGDRATGSLHLGHYVGSLQQRVKLQHQYEQTILVADMQGLTDNGHNPQKVASNILNVVADYLAVGIDPLKTTICLQSGIPALAELTMYYSNLVSIARLERNPTVKTEINSKSFGRSIPAGFLTYPISQAADITAFKATLVPVGEDQLPVLEQTNEIVRKLNNIAQQEILVECKPLLSKVSRLPSVDGKSKMSKSMGNTIMLSSSEKEITKAVKAMYTDSNHLRVSDPGQVEGNVVFTYLDAFHQDQEYVANLKEQYSAGGLGDGTVKKVLEECLQDLLKPIRQCREEFVADKAQLISILKAGTERSQDESNDVLRQVKNAFGLNLF; the protein is encoded by the coding sequence ATGGAAAATAACCTATCATTACACTTAGACCAAACGTCTAATTTAAATCAAGCATCTCATTCAAACCAAAAAGCTGATATTAAAGAAAAAATTCTCACTGGCGATCGCGCTACTGGCTCTTTGCATCTCGGGCACTATGTTGGTTCCTTACAACAGCGGGTTAAATTACAGCATCAATATGAGCAAACGATATTAGTTGCTGATATGCAGGGGCTCACTGATAATGGCCATAATCCACAAAAAGTCGCGTCAAATATTTTAAATGTTGTCGCTGACTATCTTGCTGTCGGTATTGACCCATTAAAAACCACCATCTGTTTACAGTCTGGCATTCCTGCATTGGCTGAGCTCACCATGTATTATTCAAATCTAGTGTCTATTGCCCGTTTAGAGCGTAATCCGACGGTTAAAACTGAAATCAACAGTAAATCATTTGGCCGATCTATTCCTGCTGGTTTCTTAACGTACCCGATAAGTCAGGCTGCTGACATCACCGCATTTAAAGCCACGTTAGTGCCAGTGGGTGAAGATCAATTACCTGTGCTTGAGCAGACTAATGAAATAGTAAGAAAGCTAAATAACATAGCCCAACAAGAAATTTTAGTTGAGTGTAAACCTTTGTTAAGCAAAGTTTCACGTTTACCAAGTGTTGATGGTAAAAGTAAAATGTCTAAATCTATGGGTAATACCATTATGCTCAGTTCGAGTGAAAAAGAGATCACTAAAGCGGTTAAAGCCATGTATACAGATTCAAATCATTTACGCGTGAGCGATCCGGGACAAGTGGAAGGTAACGTGGTATTTACATATTTAGATGCATTTCATCAAGATCAAGAGTATGTTGCTAATTTGAAAGAACAATATTCAGCTGGTGGTTTAGGTGATGGCACTGTTAAGAAGGTTCTCGAAGAGTGCTTACAGGATTTATTAAAACCAATCCGTCAATGTAGAGAAGAGTTTGTCGCTGATAAAGCACAGCTCATTTCCATTTTGAAAGCTGGAACAGAACGTTCTCAAGATGAATCTAATGATGTATTACGGCAGGTGAAAAATGCCTTCGGTTTAAATTTATTTTAA
- a CDS encoding AraC family transcriptional regulator — translation MSADGKKIEQIEYWHNPILPNIELSSANVEKFSFERHVHLDYHIGIVTSGCQQYSHQGKVYHLAPGFISTLNPDEAHNGDNITLGGYQSHVMALPVDYVNDISHEMNQSETFFNAPLVNNVALSNAFLHLHQLLTTEQTASAKLQIETTMMAFITELFIHNGGMPVPQYTSAKKLSTQQLNYIRTLFHDEPSQSFQLDELAQNLDLSKFQFLRQFKQSMGMTPHAYLKRVRLEYAKKALMKGGNLSDVAYQVGFFDQSHFNKAFKNAYLITPSHFQRRVL, via the coding sequence ATGAGTGCCGATGGAAAAAAAATAGAGCAAATTGAATATTGGCACAACCCTATCCTGCCTAATATCGAATTAAGCTCGGCGAATGTTGAAAAATTTTCTTTCGAGCGCCATGTGCATCTTGATTACCATATTGGTATTGTTACCAGCGGTTGCCAGCAATATAGCCACCAAGGTAAGGTGTATCACCTTGCGCCCGGTTTTATCTCAACTTTGAATCCAGATGAAGCGCATAACGGCGATAACATCACCCTTGGCGGTTATCAATCACATGTAATGGCATTACCTGTTGATTATGTTAATGATATTAGCCATGAAATGAATCAATCAGAAACCTTTTTTAACGCTCCTTTAGTTAATAATGTGGCACTATCGAATGCATTTTTGCATTTACACCAGCTGTTAACGACAGAGCAAACAGCGAGTGCCAAACTGCAGATTGAAACCACTATGATGGCTTTTATCACCGAGCTATTTATCCATAATGGAGGAATGCCAGTACCACAATACACCTCGGCAAAAAAGCTTTCTACCCAGCAATTAAACTACATCAGAACCTTGTTTCATGATGAACCAAGTCAATCATTTCAATTGGACGAATTAGCACAAAACCTAGATCTCAGTAAATTTCAGTTTTTACGTCAATTCAAACAATCAATGGGCATGACACCTCACGCTTATTTGAAAAGAGTTCGTTTAGAGTATGCCAAGAAAGCGTTAATGAAAGGCGGAAACCTATCTGATGTCGCCTATCAAGTTGGTTTTTTTGATCAAAGCCATTTTAATAAAGCATTCAAAAATGCCTACCTAATCACCCCATCTCACTTTCAGCGTCGTGTGCTGTAG
- a CDS encoding FAD:protein FMN transferase, which translates to MGKAYNLTRQVDHWLGEFVVMASTCQILLDDVDAAQANRLVALAYTEAKRIEVKYSRFRDGNIIASLNHAKGRTVQLDDETVKLINLADLCFRLSDGLFDISAGALGKLWHFKQQTTLPSDVDINALLPHIGWQQVQWQAPLLTLPAGMQVDLGGIGKEYAVDKVALLLENEMRLQQIDSAFLVNFGGDIYANRLRRNGVAWQVAIEDPQHLGKSKLMVSLGKGGLASSGNSQRFIDVDGQRYSHILNPQTGYPVADGPAQVTVYAQNCVQAGMLATIALLQGEFAEDFLKAQDCRYWL; encoded by the coding sequence TTGGGTAAAGCTTATAACTTAACGCGACAAGTCGATCACTGGCTCGGTGAATTTGTGGTCATGGCGAGCACCTGTCAGATATTATTGGATGATGTGGATGCCGCGCAAGCGAATCGTCTTGTTGCGCTCGCCTATACAGAAGCAAAACGCATTGAAGTTAAATACAGTCGTTTTCGTGATGGCAATATTATTGCTAGTCTTAATCATGCTAAGGGTAGGACTGTACAGCTTGATGATGAAACGGTAAAACTGATTAATTTAGCTGATTTATGTTTTCGATTGAGTGATGGTTTATTTGATATCAGTGCTGGGGCGCTGGGTAAGTTGTGGCATTTTAAGCAACAAACAACGCTGCCAAGTGACGTCGATATTAACGCCTTATTACCCCATATCGGTTGGCAACAAGTGCAATGGCAAGCCCCGCTATTAACCTTGCCTGCAGGCATGCAAGTTGACCTTGGTGGTATTGGCAAAGAATACGCTGTTGATAAGGTTGCGCTGTTATTAGAAAATGAAATGCGATTGCAACAAATCGACAGTGCATTTTTGGTTAACTTTGGTGGTGACATTTACGCTAATCGATTACGTCGTAATGGGGTAGCCTGGCAAGTGGCTATTGAAGATCCGCAACATCTTGGTAAAAGTAAACTGATGGTTAGCTTAGGCAAAGGTGGTTTAGCGAGTAGTGGTAACAGCCAGCGCTTTATTGATGTTGACGGTCAGCGTTATAGCCACATCTTAAACCCTCAAACAGGCTATCCGGTTGCTGATGGACCTGCTCAAGTCACTGTGTATGCACAAAACTGCGTACAAGCGGGGATGCTGGCAACCATCGCGCTATTACAAGGTGAATTCGCTGAAGACTTCTTGAAAGCGCAAGATTGCCGTTACTGGTTATAG
- a CDS encoding GNAT family N-acetyltransferase, translated as MEIRIDDLTGKEVALLLQEHHEDMLEHTPAESVHALDISGLQAPDVTFWSAWIEGELAGCGAIKVIEAGHAELKSMRTSSTHLRQGVAQRLLTYILAAAKDQGIATISLETGTPDSFIPAQKLYRDFGFKECAPFANYSEDPYSLYMTKKID; from the coding sequence ATGGAAATTCGAATTGATGATTTAACAGGTAAAGAAGTAGCGTTGTTATTACAAGAGCATCATGAAGACATGCTTGAACATACACCTGCTGAAAGTGTACATGCGCTGGATATTAGCGGACTGCAAGCGCCAGATGTGACATTTTGGAGCGCATGGATAGAGGGTGAACTTGCAGGCTGTGGCGCGATCAAAGTGATTGAAGCTGGGCATGCTGAGCTAAAATCAATGCGCACATCGAGTACGCATTTACGACAAGGGGTGGCTCAGCGGTTACTGACGTATATTTTAGCTGCGGCCAAAGACCAAGGCATAGCAACCATAAGCTTAGAAACGGGCACGCCAGATTCATTCATACCAGCTCAAAAGCTGTATCGAGACTTTGGTTTTAAGGAGTGCGCGCCGTTTGCTAACTACAGCGAAGATCCGTACAGCTTATATATGACGAAAAAAATCGATTGA
- a CDS encoding D-2-hydroxyacid dehydrogenase, with product METIVFLDRSTIPEHITIPQPNIDYQWREYAATTPEQVIERLQDASIVITNKVILDAQRLSQCPQLKMIAVAATGTNNIDLDYCRQHNITVSNIQGYATNSVPEHVLAMMFALKRNLVGYHQDIQAGVWQQQKQFCFFSHPISDIAGSTIGIIGKGSLGNAVATLAKALGMTVLFAERKGANKCREGYTLFESVLAQADVLTLHCPLAEQTHNIISSDEFKQMKSTSVLINAGRGGLVDEVALVDALLTQQIAGAGVDVFTQEPADGSNPLIANAHLPNLILTPHVAWGSDSAIQTLVDQLINNIEQFVAGIPQNQV from the coding sequence ATGGAAACTATCGTCTTTCTCGACCGCTCTACGATCCCAGAACATATTACTATCCCCCAACCTAATATTGATTATCAGTGGCGAGAATATGCGGCAACAACGCCAGAGCAAGTGATTGAGCGCCTGCAAGATGCCAGCATTGTAATTACTAACAAAGTAATTTTAGATGCGCAACGATTAAGCCAGTGCCCACAGTTAAAAATGATCGCGGTAGCGGCGACCGGCACCAATAATATTGATTTGGATTATTGTCGTCAGCACAACATCACAGTGAGTAATATTCAAGGCTATGCGACTAATTCCGTGCCAGAGCATGTATTAGCCATGATGTTTGCGCTAAAACGAAATCTAGTGGGTTACCATCAAGATATTCAAGCCGGTGTTTGGCAGCAGCAAAAACAGTTCTGTTTCTTTAGCCATCCTATTTCTGATATTGCGGGATCTACGATAGGTATTATTGGCAAAGGTAGTCTAGGTAATGCAGTGGCAACATTAGCCAAAGCACTCGGCATGACGGTACTTTTTGCTGAGCGTAAAGGGGCGAATAAATGTCGTGAAGGCTACACTCTGTTTGAATCAGTCTTAGCACAAGCGGATGTACTGACACTACATTGCCCACTTGCAGAGCAAACGCACAATATCATCAGCAGTGACGAATTTAAGCAGATGAAGAGTACTAGTGTGTTAATTAACGCAGGACGTGGTGGTCTGGTTGATGAGGTCGCGTTAGTCGATGCATTACTTACTCAGCAAATCGCTGGCGCAGGTGTTGATGTATTTACTCAAGAGCCTGCGGATGGCAGCAATCCACTAATTGCGAACGCTCATTTACCGAACCTGATCTTAACGCCACATGTCGCTTGGGGGTCTGACTCAGCGATTCAAACCTTGGTAGATCAGTTAATCAATAATATCGAACAGTTCGTGGCAGGTATACCACAAAACCAAGTTTAA
- a CDS encoding TlpA disulfide reductase family protein, producing the protein MNQSICYRLRDFFIATSIIISVVFSTAVFAENNAKLAPDFSLPGVNNSQINLADYRGKVVLVDFWASWCTPCIRSFPWMDEMVEKYGEQGFEIIAINMDQEAILAKKFLTRYPNKLTIAFDPQGVVAEQYEVMGLPNSFILNKQGEIVYKHVGFRLSELDKYEAEILSLLP; encoded by the coding sequence ATGAATCAATCTATCTGTTACCGTCTTCGCGACTTTTTTATTGCTACTTCTATTATTATCAGTGTTGTTTTTTCAACCGCGGTATTTGCTGAAAATAATGCAAAGCTTGCTCCTGATTTTTCATTACCCGGTGTTAATAATAGCCAAATAAACCTTGCTGATTATCGCGGTAAAGTTGTGCTGGTCGATTTCTGGGCCTCGTGGTGTACGCCGTGTATTCGTTCGTTCCCGTGGATGGATGAAATGGTTGAAAAATATGGCGAACAAGGTTTTGAAATTATCGCCATTAATATGGATCAAGAAGCAATTCTCGCGAAGAAGTTCTTAACACGCTATCCAAATAAACTGACTATCGCCTTTGACCCACAAGGCGTTGTCGCGGAGCAGTATGAAGTCATGGGTTTACCGAATTCGTTTATACTTAATAAACAAGGTGAAATTGTGTATAAGCACGTTGGTTTTAGATTATCCGAATTAGACAAATACGAAGCAGAGATCTTATCGTTATTACCGTAA